One window from the genome of Streptomyces sp. NBC_00287 encodes:
- a CDS encoding SigE family RNA polymerase sigma factor, whose product MGERTQARDEEFQSFVTGRWPRLMRTAFLLTGEQHAAEDLVQSTLEQVYVAWRRVGSADEPEAYVRRVMINAHARKHRRRLKEFLAPKDDSGLVREVPDTGDRIAQADDRGVLLKALAQLPPRQREAVVLRYWEDLTETQTAEAMGCSVGAVKSNAAKGIAKLRAIPGLAETVTYGGRMR is encoded by the coding sequence ATGGGGGAACGGACACAGGCTCGGGACGAGGAGTTCCAGAGCTTCGTCACCGGCCGCTGGCCGCGGCTGATGCGCACGGCATTTCTCCTCACGGGGGAGCAGCACGCCGCGGAGGACTTGGTCCAGTCGACTCTCGAACAGGTCTATGTGGCCTGGCGCAGGGTCGGCTCGGCCGATGAACCGGAGGCGTATGTACGGCGCGTGATGATCAACGCCCACGCGCGCAAGCACCGCAGAAGGCTCAAGGAGTTCCTGGCGCCCAAGGACGACTCGGGCCTGGTCCGCGAGGTCCCCGACACCGGTGACCGCATCGCCCAGGCCGACGACCGGGGCGTCCTGTTGAAGGCGCTCGCCCAACTGCCGCCCCGGCAGCGGGAGGCGGTGGTCCTGCGCTACTGGGAGGACCTGACCGAGACACAGACGGCGGAGGCGATGGGCTGTTCCGTCGGCGCGGTGAAGAGCAACGCGGCCAAGGGGATCGCGAAGTTGCGCGCCATACCGGGCCTGGCGGAGACGGTGACGTACGGAGGGCGGATGCGATGA
- a CDS encoding MFS transporter, protein MTDMLEAAGVTQVPPRTTPPAWVVVALACAGQFLVVLDVSVVNTALPSMRTGLGLSEQGLQWVVNAYAIAFAGFMLLGGRAGDLYGRKRMFLVGLGLFTLASLGGGLAQDDWQLLVARAVQGLGAAVLAPSTLTIVTSAVPEGAARARAIATWTAVGAGGGAAGGLVGGLLVEVLSWRWVLLINVPIGAVVLFGAARYLAESRAGDGRRLDLPGAVLVTAGLATLAYGISQTEAEGWTATATLVPLLAGLAMIGLFLAVEARTAAPLMPLGLLARRPVSSANVSMFLCGSSMFCMWFFMTLYAQNVLGYTPLEAGLALVPSSLAVIVGSKMAPRWMPRLGARNLAALGTLIAAVGFGWQSLLTVDGNYLTAIMFPGILMMLGAGLTATPLAALATSGAPPQEAGLVSGLVNTSRVMGGSLGLAVMSTIAAARTESSSGGTARALTEGYALVFRTGAGVLLAGVLLMLVWLPRKNAPGKSVGKSVGKSAG, encoded by the coding sequence ATGACAGACATGCTCGAAGCCGCCGGCGTCACCCAAGTGCCCCCTCGCACCACGCCGCCCGCCTGGGTGGTGGTGGCGCTCGCGTGTGCGGGGCAGTTCCTGGTCGTGCTCGATGTGTCCGTGGTGAACACGGCACTGCCCTCGATGCGCACCGGGCTCGGGCTGAGCGAGCAGGGACTGCAGTGGGTGGTGAACGCCTACGCCATCGCCTTCGCCGGGTTCATGCTGCTCGGCGGCCGGGCCGGTGACCTCTACGGGCGCAAGCGAATGTTCCTGGTCGGGCTCGGCCTGTTCACGCTGGCCTCGCTCGGCGGCGGACTCGCCCAGGACGACTGGCAGTTGCTGGTGGCGCGGGCGGTGCAGGGGCTCGGCGCGGCCGTGCTGGCGCCGTCCACGCTGACCATCGTCACCTCAGCGGTGCCGGAGGGCGCGGCCCGGGCGCGGGCCATAGCGACCTGGACCGCGGTGGGCGCGGGCGGCGGCGCGGCGGGCGGACTGGTCGGCGGACTGCTGGTCGAGGTCCTGTCCTGGCGCTGGGTGCTGCTGATCAACGTGCCGATCGGCGCGGTGGTGCTGTTCGGGGCCGCCCGCTACCTGGCCGAGAGCCGCGCGGGGGACGGACGCCGGCTCGATCTGCCGGGCGCGGTGCTGGTGACGGCGGGGCTCGCGACACTGGCGTACGGGATCTCGCAGACCGAGGCCGAGGGCTGGACGGCGACGGCCACGCTGGTGCCGCTGCTCGCCGGGCTCGCCATGATCGGGCTGTTCCTCGCCGTGGAGGCGCGCACGGCGGCGCCGCTGATGCCGCTCGGACTGCTCGCACGCCGACCGGTGTCCTCGGCGAACGTGTCGATGTTCCTGTGCGGCTCCTCCATGTTCTGCATGTGGTTCTTCATGACGCTGTACGCGCAGAACGTGCTCGGCTACACACCGCTGGAGGCCGGTCTGGCGCTGGTGCCGAGTTCGCTGGCGGTGATCGTCGGTTCCAAGATGGCGCCGCGATGGATGCCCCGGCTCGGCGCACGCAACCTGGCCGCGCTCGGCACCCTCATCGCGGCGGTCGGTTTCGGCTGGCAGTCGCTGCTGACCGTGGACGGCAACTACCTCACGGCGATCATGTTCCCGGGGATCCTGATGATGCTCGGAGCGGGCCTTACGGCGACCCCGCTGGCCGCGCTGGCCACCTCGGGGGCGCCGCCGCAGGAGGCGGGCCTGGTGTCGGGGCTGGTGAACACCTCGCGGGTGATGGGCGGTTCGCTGGGCCTCGCGGTGATGTCGACGATCGCGGCGGCCCGGACCGAGAGCAGCTCCGGCGGTACGGCGCGGGCGCTGACGGAGGGGTACGCGCTGGTGTTCCGCACGGGCGCCGGAGTGCTGCTGGCCGGGGTGCTGCTGATGCTGGTGTGGCTGCCGCGGAAGAATGCGCCGGGGAAATCGGTGGGGAAATCGGTGGGGAAATCGGCGGGGTGA
- a CDS encoding MFS transporter: MTRTTNDRPAVVPVLAFAGIVVAVMQTLLVPVIKDLPLLLDTSPSNATWVLTSTLLSGAVATPIMGRLGDLYGKRRMLVLSLAVMVAGALVSAVTSALIPMIVGRTLQGFAMGAIPLGIGLMRDMLPREKLGSAMALMSSSIGVGGGLALPAAALVAQNSDWHALFYGAAGLGVLAIALTLLVVPESPMRAEGSFDLPGALGLSTGLVLFLLPITKGSDWGWTSTTTLGLFAASAAVLLLWGVYELRTKAPLVDLRTTARPAVLFTNLASIMVGVSFYVVSLVLPQLLQLPESTGYGLGQSMVVAGLLVAPLGLTMMFTAPVYARLSAKHGPKFTLILGLLIIAIGYGAGLGLMSAAWQSLVIAVLLGAGIGLAYSSLPALIVGAVPASETGAANGLNTLMRSIGTSVSSAVIGMVLANTADTVNGVEIPTMHGFRVSFLIATGAVAVGLLLALFLPKPNREPQLRASSEEEANLARAEEALRGFRGRVLDAAGAPVARAKVTLIDRRGRQAGATLSAEDGSYTLSVPAQGAYVLAAKANGHGPHASSATHAGDDGTVDVDLALPTP; the protein is encoded by the coding sequence ATGACACGTACGACCAACGACCGGCCCGCAGTCGTCCCCGTCCTCGCCTTCGCGGGCATCGTGGTCGCGGTGATGCAGACCCTGCTCGTGCCGGTCATCAAGGACCTGCCGCTGCTGCTGGACACCTCCCCCAGCAACGCCACCTGGGTCCTCACCTCCACCCTTCTCTCCGGCGCCGTCGCCACCCCGATCATGGGCCGCCTCGGCGACCTGTACGGCAAGCGACGCATGCTGGTCCTCAGCCTCGCCGTGATGGTGGCAGGCGCCCTGGTCAGCGCCGTCACCAGCGCCCTGATCCCGATGATCGTCGGCCGTACCCTGCAGGGCTTCGCGATGGGCGCGATCCCGCTCGGCATCGGCCTGATGCGCGACATGCTGCCCCGCGAGAAGCTCGGCTCGGCGATGGCCCTGATGAGTTCCTCGATCGGCGTCGGCGGCGGACTCGCGCTGCCCGCCGCGGCCCTGGTCGCCCAGAACTCCGACTGGCACGCCCTCTTCTACGGCGCCGCGGGCCTCGGCGTCCTGGCCATCGCCCTCACCCTCCTCGTCGTACCGGAGTCCCCGATGCGCGCCGAGGGCTCCTTCGACCTGCCGGGCGCGCTGGGCCTGTCCACCGGCCTGGTCCTCTTCCTCCTCCCGATCACCAAGGGCAGCGACTGGGGCTGGACCTCCACCACCACCCTCGGCCTGTTCGCCGCGTCCGCCGCCGTCCTGCTCCTGTGGGGCGTCTACGAGCTGCGCACCAAGGCCCCCCTGGTCGACCTGCGCACCACCGCCCGCCCCGCCGTCCTCTTCACCAACCTCGCCTCGATCATGGTCGGCGTCTCCTTCTACGTCGTCTCCCTGGTCCTCCCCCAGCTCCTCCAGCTGCCCGAGTCCACCGGCTACGGCCTCGGCCAGTCGATGGTCGTCGCGGGTCTGCTGGTCGCCCCGCTGGGCCTGACGATGATGTTCACGGCCCCCGTCTACGCCCGCCTCTCGGCGAAGCACGGCCCCAAGTTCACCCTGATCCTGGGCCTGTTGATCATCGCCATCGGCTACGGCGCCGGCCTCGGCCTGATGAGCGCCGCCTGGCAGTCCCTCGTCATCGCGGTACTCCTCGGCGCGGGCATCGGCCTCGCCTACTCCTCGCTGCCCGCGCTGATCGTCGGCGCGGTCCCCGCCTCCGAGACGGGCGCGGCCAACGGCCTCAACACGCTGATGCGGTCCATCGGTACGTCCGTCTCCAGCGCCGTCATCGGCATGGTGCTGGCCAACACGGCGGACACCGTGAACGGCGTGGAGATCCCGACCATGCACGGCTTCCGCGTCTCCTTCCTGATCGCGACCGGCGCGGTGGCGGTCGGCCTGCTGCTCGCCCTGTTCCTGCCCAAGCCGAACCGCGAGCCCCAACTGCGCGCCAGCAGCGAGGAGGAGGCCAACCTCGCCCGCGCCGAGGAGGCCCTGCGCGGCTTCCGCGGCCGGGTCCTGGACGCCGCCGGCGCCCCGGTCGCCCGCGCCAAGGTCACCCTGATCGACCGCCGGGGCCGCCAGGCGGGCGCCACGCTCTCGGCGGAGGACGGCAGTTACACCCTCTCCGTCCCGGCCCAGGGCGCCTACGTCCTGGCCGCCAAGGCCAACGGCCACGGCCCGCACGCCTCTTCGGCGACCCACGCGGGCGACGACGGCACAGTCGACGTGGATCTGGCGCTGCCCACGCCCTGA
- a CDS encoding response regulator transcription factor, whose translation MPRDHRPAKSIRVLLAEDQGMMRGALALLLGMEPDLEVVAQVGSGDKIVDAALIHRPDVALLDIELPVRSGLDAAAELREQVPDCRVLILTTFGRPGYLRRAMEAGAVGFLVKDGPVEELAVAIRRVLTGETVIDPALAAAALSAGPSPLTARECDVLRSSADGATVADIAAALHLSESTVRNYLSSAIGKTGTRNRTEALRVARQQGWL comes from the coding sequence ATGCCCCGGGATCATCGCCCCGCCAAGTCCATCAGGGTGCTGCTCGCCGAGGACCAGGGGATGATGCGCGGCGCGCTGGCGCTGTTGCTGGGGATGGAACCGGACCTGGAGGTGGTGGCGCAGGTCGGCTCGGGGGACAAGATCGTGGACGCGGCCCTCATCCACCGCCCCGATGTGGCCCTCCTCGACATCGAACTGCCGGTCCGTAGCGGCCTGGACGCCGCCGCCGAGCTGCGCGAGCAGGTGCCGGACTGCCGGGTGCTGATCCTGACGACCTTCGGCAGGCCCGGCTATCTCCGGCGGGCCATGGAGGCGGGCGCCGTCGGCTTCCTGGTGAAGGACGGCCCGGTGGAGGAGCTGGCGGTGGCGATCCGCCGGGTGCTGACCGGAGAGACGGTGATCGACCCGGCACTCGCGGCGGCCGCGCTGAGCGCCGGGCCCAGTCCGCTCACCGCCCGCGAGTGCGACGTACTGCGCTCCTCGGCGGACGGGGCGACGGTCGCCGATATCGCCGCCGCCCTCCATCTCTCCGAATCCACGGTCCGCAACTACCTCTCCTCCGCCATCGGCAAGACCGGCACCCGCAACCGCACGGAGGCCCTGCGGGTGGCCCGGCAGCAGGGGTGGCTGTAG
- a CDS encoding MaoC/PaaZ C-terminal domain-containing protein, whose protein sequence is MPIDAAKAVAAEPRSGEISWTAKDVQLYHLGIGAGLPATDPDELRYTLESRLQVLPSFATVAGSGAPGVISGLSMPGVEVELARVLHGGQSLEIHRPLPVEGTATTTSRIAAVYDKGKAAVLVLRTEVADADGPLWTNDSQIFVKGEGGWGGDRGPSARPEPPTGEPDKVVERRIREDQALLYRLSGDWNPLHADPEFAAKAGFERPILHGLCTYGITLKAVVDTLLGGDVGRVRSYATRFAGVVYPGETLRIRMWDQGDAVRVAVTVVERDDAPALTDTVVHHA, encoded by the coding sequence ATGCCCATCGACGCAGCGAAGGCCGTAGCCGCCGAACCCCGGTCCGGCGAGATCTCCTGGACCGCCAAGGACGTACAGCTCTACCACCTCGGCATCGGCGCCGGCCTCCCGGCCACCGACCCCGACGAGCTGCGCTACACCCTGGAGTCCCGGCTGCAGGTGCTGCCCAGCTTCGCCACCGTCGCCGGCTCCGGCGCACCCGGAGTGATCAGCGGACTGTCCATGCCCGGCGTCGAGGTCGAGCTGGCCCGCGTGCTGCACGGCGGACAGAGCCTGGAGATCCACCGCCCCCTCCCCGTCGAGGGCACCGCGACCACCACCTCGCGTATCGCCGCCGTGTACGACAAGGGCAAGGCCGCCGTGCTCGTCCTGCGCACCGAAGTCGCCGACGCGGACGGGCCGTTGTGGACCAACGACTCGCAGATCTTCGTCAAGGGCGAAGGGGGCTGGGGCGGCGACCGGGGCCCCTCCGCCCGTCCGGAGCCGCCCACCGGTGAGCCCGACAAGGTCGTCGAGCGGCGGATCCGCGAGGACCAGGCGCTGCTCTACCGACTCTCCGGCGACTGGAACCCCCTGCACGCGGACCCCGAGTTCGCCGCCAAGGCCGGATTCGAGCGGCCCATCCTGCACGGCCTGTGCACCTACGGCATCACGCTGAAGGCGGTCGTCGACACCCTGCTGGGCGGCGACGTGGGCCGGGTGCGGTCGTATGCCACACGGTTCGCCGGGGTCGTGTACCCGGGGGAGACCCTGCGCATCCGTATGTGGGACCAGGGCGACGCCGTCCGGGTCGCCGTCACCGTCGTCGAACGGGACG
- a CDS encoding helix-turn-helix domain-containing protein translates to MTGTVFRCADVPAQDRLAYWREGVGRTAAPLDVTSDYAADYRAELRLRDLGPVSAWSASFLPSRYLRTARMVRRSDPEILHLRLVLGGTLAFEHGGRSTVFGPNDLYLADSSLPGDLRSYDDKDGRMLKILGVEVPKVLLPVPPNRELLGRPLPGRTGVGALLGEFLTGLERQAAHLGPSDTSRLGMILVDLMSAWIAQTLEAEDALPPETRHRAMVERIRAFIRQRLHDPELTPPVIAAAHHISLSYLHRIFQQAAGGETVAAWIRRQRLEGARHDLADPAHSRTPIHAIAARWGLPRASDFSRGFRAAYGVPPSEYRQRALLAAQ, encoded by the coding sequence ATGACAGGGACCGTTTTCCGGTGCGCGGACGTGCCCGCGCAGGACAGACTCGCCTACTGGCGCGAGGGGGTCGGCCGCACCGCCGCTCCCCTGGACGTCACCAGTGATTACGCCGCCGACTACCGGGCGGAGTTACGCCTGCGGGACCTGGGACCGGTGTCGGCGTGGTCGGCCTCGTTCCTGCCCTCGCGCTATCTGCGCACCGCCCGCATGGTGCGCCGCTCCGACCCGGAGATCCTCCATCTGAGGCTGGTCCTGGGCGGCACTCTCGCCTTCGAGCACGGCGGCCGGAGCACCGTCTTCGGCCCGAACGACCTCTATCTGGCCGACAGTTCACTCCCCGGCGACCTGCGTTCGTACGACGACAAGGACGGCCGGATGCTCAAGATCCTCGGCGTCGAGGTGCCCAAGGTGCTGCTCCCGGTGCCGCCGAACCGGGAATTGCTCGGCAGACCCCTGCCGGGGCGGACCGGGGTCGGCGCGCTGCTGGGCGAATTCCTCACCGGCCTGGAGCGGCAGGCCGCCCACCTGGGTCCGTCCGACACCTCGCGTCTGGGCATGATCCTGGTCGACCTGATGTCGGCCTGGATCGCCCAGACACTGGAGGCGGAGGACGCCCTGCCGCCGGAGACCCGGCACCGCGCGATGGTCGAGCGCATCCGCGCGTTCATACGGCAGCGGCTGCACGACCCGGAGCTGACCCCGCCCGTGATCGCCGCCGCGCACCACATCTCCCTCAGCTATCTGCACCGCATCTTCCAGCAGGCGGCGGGCGGCGAGACGGTCGCCGCCTGGATCCGCCGCCAGCGTCTGGAGGGCGCCCGCCACGATCTCGCCGACCCGGCGCACAGCCGCACCCCGATCCACGCCATCGCCGCCCGCTGGGGCCTGCCCCGCGCCTCCGACTTCTCCCGAGGATTCCGCGCCGCCTACGGAGTCCCGCCGAGCGAGTACCGGCAACGGGCGCTGCTCGCGGCCCAGTAG
- a CDS encoding sensor histidine kinase, whose protein sequence is MTHDHCEKNDGCCEAEHARHYRAPTGLTLLPWLLLGMGAFSNLFQGHTSNPWIGGLGLLTFNSLYIYVTFRAFVKKTREALSTRVALTLLTAVTCALGLGYGGTWLLFFPLLGLATGAAVRMPHLRPAGAAVTVLAGVVCVVRDGWGGLDTAYATAISTMVTAAILSLSEAVRDLRAAREELARRAVEEERLRFSRDLHDLLGHTLSVIVVKSEAARRLAQRDVDAAVLQVTDIESIGRQALTEIREAVTGYRKGSLDAELDRAHSALTAAGISVTVDRSGPPLPPRTEALLGWVVREAATNVVRHSRAGRCAITVSGDEGSVRLTVSDDGHGDLGSGVGGTGLLGLRERLAAAGGSLGAGAGEGGGFLVTAELPGGSGELAPAGAPAEVPTEVPTEVPTESALPLPSPHHLQEPPVNTAPITPSRPTLGP, encoded by the coding sequence ATGACGCACGACCACTGCGAGAAGAACGACGGCTGCTGCGAGGCCGAGCACGCCCGGCACTACCGGGCGCCCACGGGCTTGACCCTGCTCCCCTGGCTGCTGCTGGGCATGGGCGCCTTCTCCAACCTCTTCCAGGGCCACACCTCCAACCCCTGGATCGGCGGCCTGGGCCTGCTGACCTTCAACAGCCTCTACATCTACGTGACGTTCCGCGCCTTCGTGAAGAAGACCCGCGAGGCGCTGTCCACCCGAGTGGCGCTCACCCTGCTGACCGCGGTGACCTGCGCCCTGGGCCTCGGCTACGGCGGCACCTGGCTGCTGTTCTTCCCACTGCTCGGCCTCGCCACGGGCGCGGCGGTGCGGATGCCGCACCTGCGCCCGGCCGGCGCCGCGGTGACCGTGCTCGCCGGGGTCGTCTGTGTGGTCCGCGACGGCTGGGGCGGTCTGGACACCGCCTACGCCACCGCGATCTCCACGATGGTGACGGCGGCGATCCTCTCCCTGTCCGAGGCGGTACGGGACCTGCGCGCCGCCCGTGAGGAACTGGCCCGGCGCGCGGTCGAGGAGGAACGCCTGCGCTTCTCCCGCGATCTGCACGATCTCCTCGGCCACACCCTCTCGGTGATCGTGGTGAAGTCGGAGGCGGCCCGGCGCCTTGCCCAGCGCGATGTCGACGCGGCGGTTCTGCAGGTCACGGACATCGAGTCGATAGGCCGACAGGCCCTGACGGAGATCCGCGAGGCGGTGACGGGCTACCGGAAGGGCAGCCTGGACGCCGAACTGGACCGGGCGCACTCGGCGCTGACGGCTGCGGGCATCTCGGTGACGGTGGACCGCTCCGGACCGCCGCTCCCTCCTCGGACCGAGGCGCTGCTCGGGTGGGTGGTCCGGGAGGCGGCGACGAATGTGGTGCGGCACAGCAGGGCGGGGCGCTGTGCAATCACGGTGTCGGGGGACGAGGGGTCGGTACGGCTGACGGTGTCGGACGACGGGCACGGCGACCTCGGTTCAGGAGTCGGCGGGACGGGACTGTTGGGGCTGCGGGAGCGTCTCGCCGCGGCGGGCGGATCGCTCGGCGCGGGGGCGGGCGAAGGGGGCGGTTTCCTGGTGACGGCGGAACTGCCCGGCGGGTCAGGGGAGTTGGCCCCGGCCGGCGCCCCCGCCGAGGTCCCCACCGAGGTCCCCACCGAGGTCCCCACCGAGTCCGCCCTCCCCCTCCCTTCGCCCCACCACCTGCAAGAACCCCCCGTCAACACCGCTCCGATCACCCCCTCCCGCCCTACTCTTGGCCCGTGA